In Nerophis lumbriciformis linkage group LG14, RoL_Nlum_v2.1, whole genome shotgun sequence, a single genomic region encodes these proteins:
- the b3gnt7 gene encoding UDP-GlcNAc:betaGal beta-1,3-N-acetylglucosaminyltransferase 7 isoform X1, whose protein sequence is MTNNRDRWKVYKRVTVMFFLAVVALTVVQRGSINMGAPFELQRQARMDASEVAESRAALQVKTHSSRGVKGFWKAIKHQPLHRGRSTTQEPSVTEEHSATTWDVTTTNCSANHNLSGQDWFRSLEDTFKQFMLYRHCRYFPILQNHPEKCAGEIHLLMVIKSVATQHDRREVIRKTWGKERVISGKRIKTLFLLAKSSNQAEGANHQKLLEYENQIYGDILQWDFLDSFFNLTLKETHFLKWFHIYCPSVRYIFKGDDDVFVSVENIFEFLDSTDPAKNLFVGDVIFRAKPIRKKENKYYIPQALYNKTHYPPYAGGGGFLMDGNLARKLYWVADTLELYPIDDVFLGMCLEVLRVAPIKHNAFKTFGLVKNKSSKLNKEPCFFKSMIVVHKLLPKELLHMWNLVNSELVCSQKVEIL, encoded by the exons AT GACTAACAACAGAGATCGCTGGAAGGTGTACAAGAGGGTGACTGTCATGTTCTTCCTGGCAGTGGTGGCGCTCACTGTTGTCCAGAGAGGGAGCATCAACATGGGGGCTCCATTTGAACTCCAGCGGCAGGCTCGCATGGATGCCTCTGAAGTAGCTGAGTCCAGAGCTGCCCTTCAAGTGAAGACGCACTCCTCTCGGGGGGTGAAAGGCTTTTGGAAGGCGATTAAGCACCAGCCGCTTCATCGAGGTCGATCCACCACCCAGGAGCCTAGTGTCACTGAAGAACATAGTGCCACAACCTGGGACGTAACCACCACCAACTGTAGCGCCAACCACAATCTTTCAGGCCAGGATTGGTTTCGGAGCCTGGAGGACACATTCAAGCAATTTATGCTTTACCGACACTGCCGATACTTCCCAATACTTCAAAACCACCCGGAGAAATGCGCTGGGGAGATTCATTTGCTCATGGTGATCAAATCTGTGGCAACCCAGCATGATCGTAGAGAGGTCATTCGAAAAACATGGGGCAAGGAGCGAGTCATAAGCGGCAAGAGGATAAAGACGCTCTTCCTTCTTGCTAAATCATCCAACCAGGCCGAGGGGGCGAACCATCAAAAGCTTTTGGAGTACGAAAACCAAATCTATGGCGATATCCTTCAGTGGGACTTCTTGGATAGCTTCTTCAATCTCACGCTGAAGGAGACACACTTCCTCAAATGGTTCCACATCTACTGCCCGAGTGTTCGCTACATCTTCAAGGGGGACGACGATGTTTTTGTCAGTGTGGAGAACATCTTTGAGTTCCTCGACAGCACTGACCCTGCAAAGAACCTCTTTGTTGGGGATGTGATTTTTAGGGCAAAGCCGATCCGAAAAAAGGAGAATAAGTACTACATCCCGCAGGCTTTGTACAATAAGACCCATTACCCTCCCTACGCAGGGGGCGGGGGGTTTCTGATGGACGGGAACCTGGCAAGGAAGCTCTACTGGGTTGCAGATACCCTTGAGCTGTACCCCATCGACGACGTCTTCTTAGGTATGTGCCTGGAAGTCCTTCGGGTGGCTCCAATCAAACATAATGCCTTTAAGACGTTCGGCCTTGTGAAAAACAAGAGCAGCAAGTTGAACAAAGAACCTTGTTTCTTTAAGAGCATGATTGTTGTTCACAAACTGCTCCCAAAGGAACTCTTACACATGTGGAATCTGGTCAACAGCGAATTGGTCTGTTCACAAAAAGTCGAGATTCTATAG
- the b3gnt7 gene encoding UDP-GlcNAc:betaGal beta-1,3-N-acetylglucosaminyltransferase 7 isoform X2 codes for MFFLAVVALTVVQRGSINMGAPFELQRQARMDASEVAESRAALQVKTHSSRGVKGFWKAIKHQPLHRGRSTTQEPSVTEEHSATTWDVTTTNCSANHNLSGQDWFRSLEDTFKQFMLYRHCRYFPILQNHPEKCAGEIHLLMVIKSVATQHDRREVIRKTWGKERVISGKRIKTLFLLAKSSNQAEGANHQKLLEYENQIYGDILQWDFLDSFFNLTLKETHFLKWFHIYCPSVRYIFKGDDDVFVSVENIFEFLDSTDPAKNLFVGDVIFRAKPIRKKENKYYIPQALYNKTHYPPYAGGGGFLMDGNLARKLYWVADTLELYPIDDVFLGMCLEVLRVAPIKHNAFKTFGLVKNKSSKLNKEPCFFKSMIVVHKLLPKELLHMWNLVNSELVCSQKVEIL; via the coding sequence ATGTTCTTCCTGGCAGTGGTGGCGCTCACTGTTGTCCAGAGAGGGAGCATCAACATGGGGGCTCCATTTGAACTCCAGCGGCAGGCTCGCATGGATGCCTCTGAAGTAGCTGAGTCCAGAGCTGCCCTTCAAGTGAAGACGCACTCCTCTCGGGGGGTGAAAGGCTTTTGGAAGGCGATTAAGCACCAGCCGCTTCATCGAGGTCGATCCACCACCCAGGAGCCTAGTGTCACTGAAGAACATAGTGCCACAACCTGGGACGTAACCACCACCAACTGTAGCGCCAACCACAATCTTTCAGGCCAGGATTGGTTTCGGAGCCTGGAGGACACATTCAAGCAATTTATGCTTTACCGACACTGCCGATACTTCCCAATACTTCAAAACCACCCGGAGAAATGCGCTGGGGAGATTCATTTGCTCATGGTGATCAAATCTGTGGCAACCCAGCATGATCGTAGAGAGGTCATTCGAAAAACATGGGGCAAGGAGCGAGTCATAAGCGGCAAGAGGATAAAGACGCTCTTCCTTCTTGCTAAATCATCCAACCAGGCCGAGGGGGCGAACCATCAAAAGCTTTTGGAGTACGAAAACCAAATCTATGGCGATATCCTTCAGTGGGACTTCTTGGATAGCTTCTTCAATCTCACGCTGAAGGAGACACACTTCCTCAAATGGTTCCACATCTACTGCCCGAGTGTTCGCTACATCTTCAAGGGGGACGACGATGTTTTTGTCAGTGTGGAGAACATCTTTGAGTTCCTCGACAGCACTGACCCTGCAAAGAACCTCTTTGTTGGGGATGTGATTTTTAGGGCAAAGCCGATCCGAAAAAAGGAGAATAAGTACTACATCCCGCAGGCTTTGTACAATAAGACCCATTACCCTCCCTACGCAGGGGGCGGGGGGTTTCTGATGGACGGGAACCTGGCAAGGAAGCTCTACTGGGTTGCAGATACCCTTGAGCTGTACCCCATCGACGACGTCTTCTTAGGTATGTGCCTGGAAGTCCTTCGGGTGGCTCCAATCAAACATAATGCCTTTAAGACGTTCGGCCTTGTGAAAAACAAGAGCAGCAAGTTGAACAAAGAACCTTGTTTCTTTAAGAGCATGATTGTTGTTCACAAACTGCTCCCAAAGGAACTCTTACACATGTGGAATCTGGTCAACAGCGAATTGGTCTGTTCACAAAAAGTCGAGATTCTATAG
- the b3gnt7 gene encoding UDP-GlcNAc:betaGal beta-1,3-N-acetylglucosaminyltransferase 7 isoform X3 has product MGAPFELQRQARMDASEVAESRAALQVKTHSSRGVKGFWKAIKHQPLHRGRSTTQEPSVTEEHSATTWDVTTTNCSANHNLSGQDWFRSLEDTFKQFMLYRHCRYFPILQNHPEKCAGEIHLLMVIKSVATQHDRREVIRKTWGKERVISGKRIKTLFLLAKSSNQAEGANHQKLLEYENQIYGDILQWDFLDSFFNLTLKETHFLKWFHIYCPSVRYIFKGDDDVFVSVENIFEFLDSTDPAKNLFVGDVIFRAKPIRKKENKYYIPQALYNKTHYPPYAGGGGFLMDGNLARKLYWVADTLELYPIDDVFLGMCLEVLRVAPIKHNAFKTFGLVKNKSSKLNKEPCFFKSMIVVHKLLPKELLHMWNLVNSELVCSQKVEIL; this is encoded by the coding sequence ATGGGGGCTCCATTTGAACTCCAGCGGCAGGCTCGCATGGATGCCTCTGAAGTAGCTGAGTCCAGAGCTGCCCTTCAAGTGAAGACGCACTCCTCTCGGGGGGTGAAAGGCTTTTGGAAGGCGATTAAGCACCAGCCGCTTCATCGAGGTCGATCCACCACCCAGGAGCCTAGTGTCACTGAAGAACATAGTGCCACAACCTGGGACGTAACCACCACCAACTGTAGCGCCAACCACAATCTTTCAGGCCAGGATTGGTTTCGGAGCCTGGAGGACACATTCAAGCAATTTATGCTTTACCGACACTGCCGATACTTCCCAATACTTCAAAACCACCCGGAGAAATGCGCTGGGGAGATTCATTTGCTCATGGTGATCAAATCTGTGGCAACCCAGCATGATCGTAGAGAGGTCATTCGAAAAACATGGGGCAAGGAGCGAGTCATAAGCGGCAAGAGGATAAAGACGCTCTTCCTTCTTGCTAAATCATCCAACCAGGCCGAGGGGGCGAACCATCAAAAGCTTTTGGAGTACGAAAACCAAATCTATGGCGATATCCTTCAGTGGGACTTCTTGGATAGCTTCTTCAATCTCACGCTGAAGGAGACACACTTCCTCAAATGGTTCCACATCTACTGCCCGAGTGTTCGCTACATCTTCAAGGGGGACGACGATGTTTTTGTCAGTGTGGAGAACATCTTTGAGTTCCTCGACAGCACTGACCCTGCAAAGAACCTCTTTGTTGGGGATGTGATTTTTAGGGCAAAGCCGATCCGAAAAAAGGAGAATAAGTACTACATCCCGCAGGCTTTGTACAATAAGACCCATTACCCTCCCTACGCAGGGGGCGGGGGGTTTCTGATGGACGGGAACCTGGCAAGGAAGCTCTACTGGGTTGCAGATACCCTTGAGCTGTACCCCATCGACGACGTCTTCTTAGGTATGTGCCTGGAAGTCCTTCGGGTGGCTCCAATCAAACATAATGCCTTTAAGACGTTCGGCCTTGTGAAAAACAAGAGCAGCAAGTTGAACAAAGAACCTTGTTTCTTTAAGAGCATGATTGTTGTTCACAAACTGCTCCCAAAGGAACTCTTACACATGTGGAATCTGGTCAACAGCGAATTGGTCTGTTCACAAAAAGTCGAGATTCTATAG